The following nucleotide sequence is from Streptomyces sp. NBC_00239.
CAGGACGACACCGTGTGCTCCCGTGGGGGGCCGGGCACCCGCCCGGCCCCCCACGCCACGTTCGGCCCCCACCGGCATGAGAGCCCGCCCGGCCGGGAAGGAGCCAGGCGTCCCGCCCTGCCGCGCCGCGCGCGTCCCACCGGGGGAGGCGTCCCCCAAGCGCCACCGGGTGCGCGCGCTTACCGTGGTCGAGGAGCCCCGTACGCCCGAAGGGACACAGACGATGACCGAAAGCGTGACCGGGAGCAAGACCAGCGTGACCGGGGGCAAGACCCTCCCCGCGGCCGAACGCGGCCGCACCACCATCGCGGACGGCGTGGTGGAGAAGATCGCGGGCCTGGCCGCCCGCGAGGTGCTCGGCGTGCACGCCATGGGCAGCGGGCTGTCCCGCACGTTCGGCGCCGTACGCGACCGGGTGCCCGGCGGCGGTGGCGGCAAGTCCGTATCGCGCGGGGTGAAGGCCGAGGTGGGAGAGGTCCAGACGGCCCTCGACCTGGAGATCGTCATCGACTACGGCGTGTCGATCACCGAGGTCGCCCGGGCCGTCCGTGAGAACGTCGTCTCGGCGGTGGAGCGCATGACCGGCCTCGAAGTCGTCGAGGTCAACATCGCGGTCACCGACGTCAAGCTGCCCGACGAGCCCGACGACGAGCCGGAGACCCGGATCCAGTAGGCGCGTGGTGGCGAGAGGAGCGCGCGATGAGCATGGCCGTGACCGGAATGGCCGCCGGGATGGCACTCGGGTTCGCCGGGTACTTCGGCGGCTTCGGAGCCTTCCTGCTGGTGGCGGCGCTCGGCGCCGTCGGATTCGTCGCCGGCAGGTTCTTCGACGGCGACCTGGAACCGGGCGATTTCTTCCGCTCGCGCGACGACCGGCGGCGGTGACCGGATGACGTCGCCCGCGCCCCGGTCCTCCAGGACCGTCCGCCTCGCCCCCGCGGACCGCGGGGCCACCCGGATCGCGGACCGGGTGGTCGCCCGGATCGCCGCCCAGGCGGCCCGCGAGGCCCTCGGGGCACCGCAGCCCGAGGCGGCGCCGCCGCACGCCTCGGTCACCGTCCACCACGACATCGCCCGGGTCCGCATCACCCTCGAACTCGGCTACCCCGGCGACCTCGGCGCCCAGTGCGCCGCCGTCCGCCGGCGCGTCGCCGACCGCATCGAGGAACTCGCCGGGATGGCCGTACCCGAGGTCGACATCGACGTGGAGCGGCTGCACTCCCTCCAGACCCGCCCGGGCGCCCGGGCCCGGCTCCGGTGAGCGGCGCGCCCGCCGGCCCCGCCCCGGCAGACGCGACCCCGGCCGGTCCCGCACCCGCCGGACCGGCTCCGCCGCCCGCTCGGGCCGGCCGGTTCCGCTCGGCCCGCCGCGTGCCCGCGGCCCTCACCGCCGCCGTCGTACTCGGTGCCGCCGCGCTCCTCCTGTACGACGTCACCGCCGTGCGCCTCGACCGGCCCGGCATGCAATGGCGCCGGGCGCTCGCCGACCGGCTGGCCGGCCACACCCTCGACGACCCCGGGACGGTCACCGCCGCCGTCGTCCTGGTCCTCCTCGGCGTCCTGCTGCTCGTCCTGGCGCTGACCCCGGGACTGCGCCACGTCCTGACCATGCGCAGCCCCGACGCGTCGGTGCGGGCCGGGCTGACCCGCAAGGCGGCCGGGCTGATCGTGCGGGACCGGGCGATGGAGGTCTCCGGGGTGCAGGCCGTCAAGGTCACCGTGGGCCGCGCCCGCATCCGGGTCGGCGTCTCCTCGCACTTCCGCGAACTGGACGACGTACGCACCGAACTCGACACGGTGCTGGCGGTGGCCGTCGACGAACTGGGCCTCGCCCACGCACCGCGCCTGCACGTACGGGTCACCCGACCGGCCCGGAAGGGGTGACGCGCATGCTGGGGACCGTCAACCGGATCCTGCTCGGGCTCGCCGGGCTCGTGCTGACCGCGCTCGGCACGGTCCTGCTGACCGGATTCCGGCCCTACGAGGGACGGCACGACGTGCTGCTCGGCGACGCCGAACGCACGCGGTGGCAGGAGCACGGATGGTGGTGGCCGGCGGTCATCGCCACCCTCGCCGTGCTGGTGCTCCTCGCACTGTGGTGGCTGCTCGCGCAGCTGCGGCGGTCCCGGCTCGCCGCGGTCCTCGTCGACACCGGCGACGGCGCCGGGGCGGTGCTCCGCGGCCACGCCCTGGAAGCGGCGCTGACCGCGGAGGCCGCGGCGCTGGACGGGGTGGCGCACTGCCAGGTCACCCTGCACGGGCGGCGCGGCGCGCCGCGGGCCCGGGTGCGGATGCGGCTCGCGCCGCACGCCGTGCCCGCCGACGCGCTGGCCGGACTGGCCGACGAGGTGCTGGCGCACGCCCGCGCCTCGGCGGGGCTGGCCGACCTGCCGGCGGAGGCCCGCCTCCAGGTGGCGTCCCACCACGCCCGGCGCGTCACCTGACGGGGTCCCGGCCGGCGATCAGCCCACCGGCCGGGATGGAGCCGCGGGGATGGAGCCGCCGGGACGGGGGCCGCGGGGATGGAGCCGCGGGGACGGAGCCGCGGGGACGGAGCCGCGGGGACGGAGCCGCGGGGACGGAGCCGCGGGGACGGAGCCGCCGGGACGGGGGCCGCCGGGACGGAGACGCCGGGCCGCAGAGCCGGCTCAGAAGCCGTGCCGGGAGCCGCCGTCGACCGGGAGCATCACACCGGTCAGGTACGAGGCGGCCGGCGACAGCAGGAAGGCGGCGGTGCGGCCGAACTCCTCGGCAGTGCCGTACCGGCGCAGCGGGATGCGGGACTCGTTGGCGACACGGGCCGCCTCGGCGTCGCCGGACAGCGCGTCCAGCTCCCGCACCCGGTCGGTGTCGATCCGCGCCGGCAGCAGGCCGACCACCCGGATGCCCTGAGGGCCCAGTTCGTCCGCGAGGGACTTCGCGAACCCGGCGAGGCCGGGCCGCAGCCCGTTCGAGATGGTCAGCCCGGGGATCGGCTCGTGCACCGAACCGGACAGCACGAAGCCGATGACGCCGCCCTCGTCCAGCTCGGCCGCCGCCGCCCGGGCCAGCCGCACCGCGCCCAGGAACACCGACTCGAAGGACGCCGTCCACTGCGCGTCCGTGTTGTCGGCGGCGAAGCCGGGCGGCGGGCCGCCGACGCTGACGAGGATGCCGTCGAAGCGGCCGAAGTGCTCCCGCGCGGTGGCGATCAGCCGGTGCGCGGTCTGCGGGTCGGCGTTGTCGGCGCTCACGCCGACGGCGTTCGGGCCGATCGCGGCGGCGGCTGCCGTGATCCGCTGCTCGTCCCGCCCGCTCACGACGACCTTCGCGCCGTCGGCGGCCAGTTCGCGCGCGGCGGCGAGGCCCAGCCCGCGGCCGGCTCCGGTGACGACGTAGACGCGGTCTCTCAGTCCAAGATCCATGCGTCACACGCTACGCGGTGGCGGGCTCGGGTTCCGGGCCGTCCGCGGCCAGGGCCGCCGCCGTCGCGGCGGCCCGGGCGGCCGCCTCGTCGCGGTCGCGCTTCTCGCGGCGCACCAGCACCACCCAGCCCACCGGGACGGCGGCGGCGAACAGCCACCACTGGACCGCGTACGCCATGTGCGGGCCGATCGAGTCGTGGTCGGGCTCGGGGACCGGCTCGGGGCTGTCGCCGGCCGGGACCGGCGCGGTCAGCTCCAGGTAGCCGCCGAGCACCGGCCGCTTCAGGGCGGCCGCCTGCTGCTCGCTGTTGATGAGCATCACCTGGCGGTCGGGCAGGCCCTTGCGGTCCTTGATGCCGCTGCCGGCGCTGGTCTCGTCGGCCTTGAGGCGACCGGTCACCGTGACCTCGCCGCGGGGGGCGGCGGGCACCGGCGGGTAGGCGCGTACGTCGCCGCCGCTCGCCACCCAGCCCCGGTTGACGAGCACGGCGCGGCCGTCGGGCAGCACCAGCGGGGTCACGACGTGGAAGCCGACCTTGTCGTCGGCGGAGGTCCGCATGCGCACCACGACCTCGTGGGCGCCGTCGTAGCGGCCGGTGGCGGTGACGGTCCGCCAGTAGTCGGCGCGCGGTACCTCGCGGCCGGGGGCGGCGAGGTCGGTCACCGGGACCGGCTTCGCGGCGAGGCTGCCGGCGATCAGCTCGTTCTGCGCGACCCGGTGCTCGTGGCGGTGGAACTGCCAGAAGCCCAGTCTGATCATCCCGGGGATGAGGGCGAGGGCGAAGAGGGTGAGGAACACCCACTGCCGGGTCAGCACAAAGCGGTACACGCCGTCGACGGTACCCGCAGCGGTCCGGGCCCCGGCCGCGGGGGTGCCCCACCCGCCCGGACACCGCGGCCGTGCGGCCACGCGGGTACGCGAACGCCCGGGGCCCGGTCTGCGGGCGCCCGGGCGTGCGGACGACGGGGAGCCGGACGGCGGGGGTCAGACGTGGTCGACGATGCCCACCTCCCCCTCCGCGCGGGCGCAGTGCCCGCCGCAGAACCACTGGCCATCGACCTCGACGCCCTGGCCGATGATCTGGACCCGGCAGTGCTCGCAGATGGGCGCCATGCGGTGGATGGCGCAGGAGAAGCAGTCGAAGACGTGCACCGCGCCCTGCGCGTGCACCTCGAAGGACATGCCGTAATCGTTTCCGCAGACCTCACAACGTGCCATGCGCCACAGGGTGGGACCGCGGGGTACCGGGGGGCGAGCGGGCGCCGGGCGCGTCGCCCCACGGTCACCCGTCTGCCGCAGCCACGTCCCGCAGCAGCTGGGTGAAGGCGGCCTCGTCGACGACCGGCGTGCCGAACGTCTTCGCCTTCACCGTCTTCGACGTCGCCGAGTCCGGGTCGTTGGTCACCAGCAGGCTGGTGAGCCGCGACACACTCGTGGCCACGTGTAGCCCCGCCTCGACGGCCCGGTCCTCCAGGAGCTCCCGGTCCACCGAGGTGTCACCCGAGAAGGCGATCCGCATGCCCTGCCGCAGCGGCCGGCCGTCCTCGTACCGGCCCGGGTTGGGGTACGGGCACGGGGGCCGCTTGCGCGAGGGCCGCCAGCTGCCGCCCGAAGATCCGTACGAGGCCTGGTAGCCGATGCGGGGTGCGGCGGGGGAGTCCGACCACTCGGTCAGCGGCCGGCACTCCAGCAGCGGCAGCCGTACGCCGTCGCGCGCGGCGGCGTGCAGCGAGGGCCGGAACGCCTCGGCGAGCACCCGGGCGTCGTCGAGCGCGTGGTGCGCGCGCTGCTGCACGACCCCGAAGTGCGCGGCCAGCGACTCCAGCTTGTGGTTGGGCAGCGGCAGCCGGAGCTCCTTCGACAGGGCGATGGTGCACAGCCGCTGACGGACCGGCGCGGCGGTCGCCGCCCGGGCGTACTCCCGGGCGATCATCTGCCAGTCGAACATAGCGTTGTGCGCGACGAGCACCCGGTCCGCGAGGCGGCCGGCGAACTCCTCGGCGATGTCCTGGAAGAGGGGCGCGCCGTCGAGCATGTCGCTGGTGAGGCCGTGGATCCAGACGGGACCGGGGTCACGCTGCGGGTTGACCAGGGTGTACCAGTGGTCCTCCACGTTGCCCTGCGCGTCGAGCCGGTAGACGGCGGCGGACACTATCCGGTCGTCGCGAGCGAGCCCGGTGGTCTCCACGTCGACCACCGCGTACCCCTGCGGGTACGCGGCGGGCCACGTCGTCTCTGCGGTCGTACGGTCGTCGAGCATGGTCACAGAGAATACGGGCCCGCACCGACACCCCGCTCCCGCACTCCCGGATCCGGCCGGGAGTGCGGGAGGGTGACGGGCTCGGGGCGGGCGCCTCGGCCGAGTTCGGCGACCAGGTCGCCGGCCGTGAGGCGGGCCGGCGAGGCGCAGGCGTCGACCGGGCCGGGGAACAGCCGGTACGAGGTGCCCGACGCCCGCTTCATCCGGCGGGCGGCAGCAGTGACGCGACCAGGGCGCGGACCGACAGGAGGAAGAGGCGGTCCGGGTCGGCCGGACGGGCCAGGGCGCGGGCCAGGGCCGGGTCCTCGGGGGCGGTGGCCGGGTCCCACAGGTCGCCCTCGGCCGGTGACTGGGCGGGGGAGCGCTCGCGGTTGCGCTCGACCAGGACGAAGCCCACGATCTGGAACTGGATCGCCCGTACGGCGTCCGCCGCGGCGCTGCCGCGCAGCCCGGCCGCGTGCACCTCGTGCACCAGCGCCTGCTGGGCGGGCAGGAACATCCGCTCGGTCAGGCCGCGTTCGTGGACCATCGCGATCAGGTGCGGGCGGTCGCGCACCTCGCGGCGGAGCATCCGGGCCACCGACACGATCCGCTCGGCGGGGGTGCGGCCGGCCGGCCGGATCGCGCCCATCTCGGTCACGGTCCGCTCCACGAGCGCGTCGAGCAGCGATTCGCGGTTGCCGACGTGCCAGTAGATGGAGGTGACGGCGGTGCCGAGCTCGGCGGCCAGTTTGCGCATGGTCAGGGCCGCCGGCCCGTGCTGTCTGACCAGGGACGCGGCCGCCGCGAGCACGTCCGAGCGGGTCAGCGCGCTTCGAGTCATTCCGTCCCCCGGAATCTGATGATTCGTCAATTCTGGTCCGTGCAGGCCTCTTTACCCTTCATCGGCGGCGGTGTAACTGTGTTACAGAACCCCCGGGACGAACCCAACGAAGGGTGGTACACCCATGGCACGGGTACGCTACGGCGCACGCACCGAGGCCGAGATCGCGGCCTCCCGCGCGAAGAGTTCCAAGCTCCCCGACATCTGGTCCACCGGTGTGGTGGCCGTGTGGGAGAGCGACCCCGAGGTGGTGGCGGCCGTCCTGCCGCCGCCCCTCAAGCCCGCCGAACGCCCCCTGGTCCGGGCCAACATCAGCAAGGTCGACCTGCCCGGCTACCCGCTCGGCGCGGGCTCCGTCGCCGTCGCCGCCCGGCACGGCGGGGTCGAGGGCTGGTACCCGCTGGTCATGCCGATGACCCTGGAGCGGGCCCTGACCGGCGGCCGCGAGGTCTTCGGCGAGCCCAAGAAGCTCGGCGAGGTCACCGTGGAGCGCGACGGCCTGGTGGTGCGCGCGGCCCTGGCCCGGCACGGCATCGCCTTCGTGGAGGTCCGCGGGGCCGTGGACCGCGCCCTGCCGCTCCCCGAGCCCGTGCAGAAGACCGACTTCTACTTCAAGTTCCTTCCCGCGGTTGACGGTTCCGGCTTCGACGGCGACCCGGTGCTCGTGCACTGCACGCGCAACGAGAAGGTCCGCAAGCTGGAGAACGTCACCGGGGACGTGGTCCTGCGCGAGTCGATGTTCGACCCGGTCGCCGACCTCCCGGTCCGCCGCCTCGTCGAGATCACCATCGGCGAGAAGACCACCGACCAGCAGGGCCGGGTCGTCGAACGGGTCAGCGCGCAGGCCCTCCTCCCGTACCTCCACCAGCGCTACGACGACCCGCAGCAGGCCTTCGACGGCCCCCCGGAAGGGAGCGTCTGAGATGCGGCTCGAATCCGGACAGGTCGCCGTGGTCACGGGAGCCGCGAGCGGCATCGGCCGGGCCATGGCCCGCCGCTTCGCCGCCGAGGGCCTCAAGGTGGTCCTCGCCGACGTCGAGGAGGGCGCCCTCGCCAAGGCCGCCGGGGAGCTCGCCGCCGAGGGCGCCGAGGTGCTCGCCCGGGTGGTCGACGTCAGCGACCGCGACTCGGTGACCGCCCTCGCCGACGCCGCGTACGGGGCCTTCGGTGCGGTCCACGTGCTGTGCAACAACGCCGGCGTCGGATCCGGCGCCGAGGGCCGGATGTGGGAGCACGAGCCCAACGACTGGAAGTGGGCGTTCTCCGTCAACGTCTGGGGCGTCTTCCACGGCATCCAGGCCTTCGTGCCCCGCATGATCGCCGGCGGCGCCCCCGGCCACGTCGTCAACACCTCCTCCGGCGACGGCGGCATCGCCCCCCTGCCCACCGCCTCCGTGTACGCCGTCACCAAGGCGGCCGTGGTCACGATGACCGAGTCCCTCTACGCCCACCTGCGGGCGGAGGGCGCCTCCGTCGGCGCCTCCGTGCTCTTCCCCGGGCCGCACATGCTGCGCACCGGCCTGTGGGAGTCGCACCGCAACCGCCCCGACCGGTACGCCAAGGAGCGGCCGCGCAGGACCCCGTACCGCAGCCTCGACCAGTGGGAGGCCGCGATGAGGGAAGCCGGCCAGGAGATCGCCTTCACCCCGGTCGAGGAGGTCGCCGAGCACGTCGTGGACGGCATCCGCGCCGACCGCTTCTGGATGCTCCCGGCCAGCGAGCACAGCGACCGGCAGATCAGGGCCCGCTCGCAGTCGATGCTCGACCGCGCCAACCCCGCCTACCTGGAACGCTTCATCCTCGACTAGGGACGCCTCGTGAGTGACACACCCGTGAGTGAGACTCCGTACGAAGACCCGTATCTGATCATTTCCTCCGACTGCCACGCGGGCCTGCCCACCGAGCGGTACCGCCCCTACCTCGACTCCCGGTTCCACCCCGAGTTCGACGAATTCCTCGGCCAGCGCGACGCCCGCCGCGAGGAGGCCACCCGGCTCGGGGTGCGCAACGAGGCCTTCGCCGAGAAGTGGTTCCACGACCACGAGGAGGGCCTCAAGGGCGGCTGGGACACCACCCAGCGGCTGAAGGAGCTCGACGGCGACGGGGTCGCGGCCGAGGTCGTCTTCCCCGACGCGGACGCCGTCGACAGCCAGACCGCCGCCCCCTTCGGGGTGGGCCTGGGCCTGTCCGGCGACCAGGACCCCGAACTCGGCATGGCGGGCGCGCAGGCGCACAACCGCTGGCTCGCCGAGTTCGTCTCCGCCCACCCCGAACGGCACTGCGGTGTCGCCCTGCTGCCCATCACCGGGGAGCCGTCGAAGGTGGTCGCCGAGATCCACCGGGCCAAGGAGTCCGGCCTCGGCGCGCTGATGATCCCCTCGATGTGGGTGGACAAGGCGCCCTACCACGACCGCCGCTACGACCCCGTGTGGGCGGCCGCCGCCGAGACGGCCATGCCGATCGTCACCCACTCCGGCGCGGCCCCGCGCCACGAGTACGGCGACCACCTCGGCATCTACGTCTCCGAGGTCACGTGGTGGCCGGCCCGGCCGCTGTGGTTCCTGCTCTGGTCGGGGGTCTTCGAGCGCCACCCGGGCCTGAAGTTCGGGGTCGCCGAGTCGGGCTGCTGGTGGCTGCCGAACCAGCTGTGGTTCATGGACCGGCTCTACCTGGGCGCGCACGGCGGCAAGAAGCTGTCCCCGTTCGCGGAGCTGAAGCGCCCGCCCAGCGAGTACCTGGACCGGCAGGTGTTCGTCTGCGCCACCAACACCAAGCGCCGCGAGCTGGCGCAGCGCTACGAGATCGGCGTCGACAACATCCTGTGGGGCTCGGACTTCCCGCACCCCGAGGGCACCTGGCCCCACACCCGCACCTGGCTGAAGAACACCTTCCACGACATCCCGGTGGCCGAGACCCGCCGGATGCTGGGCCTGGCCGCCGCCGACGTCTTCGGCTTCGACACGGCCAAGCTCGCCCCGGTCGCCCGCCGGATCGGCCCCACCCCGGCGGAGCTCGGCCAGTCGCCCGACCAGGCGGCGGTCGAGGCCTCATGGGCGCGCTCCCGCGAGGTCGGCCGGCACTGGCTGACGGACAACGACTTCCCGGTCCTGGGGGCCTCCTGATGGACGACCGCTACACCGTCATCTCCGCCGACTGCCACGCGGGCGCCGACCTCCTCGACTACAGGCCGTACCTGGACAAGCGCCACCACGAGGACTTCGACGCCTGGGCCGCCGGATACGTCAATCCGTACGAGGACCTGCTCGCCGACACCGCCGACCGGAACTGGAACTCGCCCCGCCGGCTGGCCGAGCTCGAAGCGGACGGCATCGTCGCGGAGGTCCTCTTCCCCAACACCATCCCGCCCTTCTTCCCGAACGCCTCCCTGATGGCCCAGCCGCCGACCCGGGCCGAGTACGAGCAGCGCTGGGCCGGCCTCCAGGCCCACAACCGCTGGCTCGCCGACTTCTGCGCCGACGCCCCGGGCCGCCGGGCGGGCGTGGCGCAGATCCTGCTGAACGACGTGGACGCGGCGGTCGCGGAGATCCGCCGCTGCCGCGACGCGGGCCTGACCGGCGGCATCCTGCTGCCCGGCGTACCGCCCGGCTCGACCGTGCCCGAGCTGTACTCCTCGGTGTACGACCCGATCTGGGCGGTCTGCGACGAGCTGGACGTACCGGTGAACCACCACGGGGGTTCCGCGTCCCCGCCGCTGGGCGACGAACCGGCCGCGCGGGCGGTCTTCATGGTCGAGGCCACCTGGTTCTCGCACCGCGCCCTGTGGCACCTGATCTTCGGGGGCGCGTTCCGCCGCCATCCGGGCCTCAAGCTGGTCCTCACCGAACAGGGCTCCGGCTGGATCCCCGGGGTCGTGGAGATGCTGGACTACTACCACGGGCGCCTGGTCGCGGCCGGGGCGTCGGCCGAGACCGCCGAGAAGAAGTTCGGCGCGGGCCTGGCCGAGTCCATGGGCAAGGGTCCGGGCGAGGTCTGGCGGGACAACTGCTTCGTCGGCGCCAGCTTCATGCGCCCGCACGAGGTGCCGCTGCGGGACCGGATCGGCCTCGACAAGATCATGTGGGGCAGTGACTACCCGCACGACGAGGGCACCACCCCGTACTCCCGCGAGGGCCTGCGCATCGCGTACGCGGGGCTCCCGCGCGAGGAGGTCGCCGCGATGGTCGGCGGCAACGCCGCCCGGGTCTACGGCTTCGACCTCGCCGTCCTCGACCCGATCGCGGCCAAGCACGGCCCGACCGTGGCGGAGGTCGCGCGGCCGCTCACCGAGATCCCGCCGCAGGCCACCAGCCCGGCCTTCGCCCGCGGCGGGTCCGTACGGGTCTGGTGACCGGGCGGATGTCGTGAACCGCACCCCCTCCCGCCGGACCGGCTCACTCGTGGACCACGAGCCGGTCCGGCGGGAAGAGGTGTGCGCCGAGCGGCTGCGCAGTGCCGGAGACGTGCACCGTCAGCCGGTCGAGGTCCCGCAGCGGCCGCAGGTCGACCGGGCCGCCGCAGTCGGTGAGGTACAGCTGCTCCAGCCGTGGCAGGGAGCGCAGCGGCTCCAGTCCGGAGGCGAGCGCGGACTGGCTCACCGAGAGGTGGGTCAGCTCGCGGTGCCGCAGCAGGGTGGCCACGTCCAGTGCGCTCTGCCCGGTCATGTGCAGGAAGGTCAGCGCCGGCAGCGGGGTGAGGCGTTCCAACTGCACGGCCTGCCGGTCGCCGCCGATGGTCAGGGACCGCAGCCCGGGCCATTTCTCCAGTCCGTCCAGGGACAGCCCGTGCGCTCCCCGGTAGAGCGCCAGCCCGATCAGCCCGGGGCCGACCGGGATCTCGCCCACCGAGGCGGGGCCGGTGTCGAAGTCCAGCCCGAGGTGGGTGAGCGCGGGCAGGTCCGCCAGCGGCTCCAGGCCGAGCCCGTCGGCGAGCCGGTAGAGGTAGAGGGCCTCCAGCGGGAGTCCGCGCAGCGTGTCGAGGTCGACGTGCGGGCAGCCGTTGATGCCGAGCTGGCGCAGCTGTGGCAGCCCGCGCAGCGGCCCGAGGTCGCGCAGGCTCGCGTTGCTCGTGAGGAACAGGCCCGTGAGGTCCCGATGGGAGAGGAGGTCCCGCGGGATGCCGTGGTCGCCCTCCAGCTGGATCCGGGTGATGTGGCGCAGCCGGGGCAGCTCGGCCACCTGCTCGGCCGTCCGGGTCTGGAGGAACGCGCCCGGGAGCGGAATCGCGCCGAGGACCGCGTCCACATAGGCGGTCGCGTCGAACGATCCCCAGTTCACCGCCAGTTCGAGCTGCACCTCGGCCCGCTCGTCGGCCCGGAACCCGGCGATCACCTCCAGCGCCCGGTCGCCGCCCACGAGCGCCGCCGTGCGCACGGTGGCCGCCGCTTCCCGGGCGGCCAGCTCGTCGGCGCCCTGCAGCATCTCCAGGACCAGCTCCCCGGCCTTCGCTAGCTCCTCCGCCTGGGTCCGGCCGCGCGGCGGCAGCAGCTCGGCGGTGCGGGTCTCGATCTCCGCGCGTACCGCCGGGTCCAGTTCGGGCGCGTGCTCCAGGCAGGCCGCGGCCAGCAGCACCAGCCGGCTGCGGTAGCGCGGGGACCGGTCCGCGTGGCGCAGCAGGCTCCGCAGCAGGTGGGCGCGCTCGCCGGGCCGGGCGTGCCCCACCGCCATCCGTACGACGTCGTCCCAGCCGTCGTCGTAGGCGTTGCGGGCCAGCACCCCGAAGTCCCGGCTCTCCACGGCCTCCTTCGCGCCGAGGTAGTCGAGGAAGGTCCGGTGGACGAACTCCACGGCGCCCGGGGCCGGTTCGCGCAGCACCCCGCTGCGGATCAGCAGGTGCGAGAAGACCTGCTCGGCCGTGCCCTGGGCGCGGACCTGCGGCATCGCGTCCAGCCAGCCGTCGATCATGAGCACCGCGTCCTTGCGGCGGGCCTCCTGCTGGTCGTTGCGGATCAGCCAGTACGCGAGGCGCTGGAGCAGCACCATCTGCTCGTCGCGGGTCAGCTCGACGCCCTCCACGCCGTTGATCTCGCGCTCGGTGTCCCGTCGTACGAGCAGCAGGTCGAGGGCGGCGTCGTACAGCTCCTTGCGGGCCCGGGGCAGCTGCATCCGGCGGTCCCGGTTCAGGGCGCACAGCAGCGCGCACATCAGCGGGTTGGTGGCCAGCCGGCCCAGGTCGCGGCGGGTGGTGACGGCCTTGACGAGGGAGGCCTCGTAGGTGTCGAGGCCGGCGAGGTCGTCGGGCCGCTCCTCGGCACGGGCCGCCCGGTGCCAGTGCCCGATGAAGGTGCGGATGCCGTCGCGTTCCATGGGGAGCAGGG
It contains:
- a CDS encoding NACHT domain-containing protein, whose translation is MTGFETLLAKAAGTAVSALVKAALGRAPGAGLAAGPTAPAPRWRRPATLGEPELLRLTEELQRRLRGPADRLPESERAAAVEAVRDAFAALGALGPDALFALDLDPDRLAAAVLAHTPPAGLSGPAQAGYRELVGLCCRHVLEYATTLPGFGARADVELVRRTGDLARSLADVRERLGPVPDAAAHAFEQRYAEYLAATQSRLELFGLTLGRGHREWPLDTAYISLAVSADGRPPGGPGVPGPGLGAPVSAEQALAGAARVLLRGPAGSGKSTLVQWLALNAARRSFGPELRDWNTCVPFVLRLRSFNSPGALPDPDGFLAAAGVPLHGSAPPGWTGRLLAEGRALVLVDGVDEVPQRLRNRAEAWLRNLIAAYPHARYVVTTRPSAVPEGWLAGQGFTTHSLLPMERDGIRTFIGHWHRAARAEERPDDLAGLDTYEASLVKAVTTRRDLGRLATNPLMCALLCALNRDRRMQLPRARKELYDAALDLLLVRRDTEREINGVEGVELTRDEQMVLLQRLAYWLIRNDQQEARRKDAVLMIDGWLDAMPQVRAQGTAEQVFSHLLIRSGVLREPAPGAVEFVHRTFLDYLGAKEAVESRDFGVLARNAYDDGWDDVVRMAVGHARPGERAHLLRSLLRHADRSPRYRSRLVLLAAACLEHAPELDPAVRAEIETRTAELLPPRGRTQAEELAKAGELVLEMLQGADELAAREAAATVRTAALVGGDRALEVIAGFRADERAEVQLELAVNWGSFDATAYVDAVLGAIPLPGAFLQTRTAEQVAELPRLRHITRIQLEGDHGIPRDLLSHRDLTGLFLTSNASLRDLGPLRGLPQLRQLGINGCPHVDLDTLRGLPLEALYLYRLADGLGLEPLADLPALTHLGLDFDTGPASVGEIPVGPGLIGLALYRGAHGLSLDGLEKWPGLRSLTIGGDRQAVQLERLTPLPALTFLHMTGQSALDVATLLRHRELTHLSVSQSALASGLEPLRSLPRLEQLYLTDCGGPVDLRPLRDLDRLTVHVSGTAQPLGAHLFPPDRLVVHE
- a CDS encoding amidohydrolase family protein, which translates into the protein MSETPYEDPYLIISSDCHAGLPTERYRPYLDSRFHPEFDEFLGQRDARREEATRLGVRNEAFAEKWFHDHEEGLKGGWDTTQRLKELDGDGVAAEVVFPDADAVDSQTAAPFGVGLGLSGDQDPELGMAGAQAHNRWLAEFVSAHPERHCGVALLPITGEPSKVVAEIHRAKESGLGALMIPSMWVDKAPYHDRRYDPVWAAAAETAMPIVTHSGAAPRHEYGDHLGIYVSEVTWWPARPLWFLLWSGVFERHPGLKFGVAESGCWWLPNQLWFMDRLYLGAHGGKKLSPFAELKRPPSEYLDRQVFVCATNTKRRELAQRYEIGVDNILWGSDFPHPEGTWPHTRTWLKNTFHDIPVAETRRMLGLAAADVFGFDTAKLAPVARRIGPTPAELGQSPDQAAVEASWARSREVGRHWLTDNDFPVLGAS
- a CDS encoding amidohydrolase family protein, yielding MDDRYTVISADCHAGADLLDYRPYLDKRHHEDFDAWAAGYVNPYEDLLADTADRNWNSPRRLAELEADGIVAEVLFPNTIPPFFPNASLMAQPPTRAEYEQRWAGLQAHNRWLADFCADAPGRRAGVAQILLNDVDAAVAEIRRCRDAGLTGGILLPGVPPGSTVPELYSSVYDPIWAVCDELDVPVNHHGGSASPPLGDEPAARAVFMVEATWFSHRALWHLIFGGAFRRHPGLKLVLTEQGSGWIPGVVEMLDYYHGRLVAAGASAETAEKKFGAGLAESMGKGPGEVWRDNCFVGASFMRPHEVPLRDRIGLDKIMWGSDYPHDEGTTPYSREGLRIAYAGLPREEVAAMVGGNAARVYGFDLAVLDPIAAKHGPTVAEVARPLTEIPPQATSPAFARGGSVRVW